Proteins from a single region of Candidatus Saccharimonadales bacterium:
- a CDS encoding peptidoglycan bridge formation glycyltransferase FemA/FemB family protein — protein sequence MQHFLQSPAWGRFQQSLRREVITDGGEGWHYLAILETGRFNTRLYCPYGPYAESEKAFESALASLKAQAAKHHVTFLRIEPTGAITADYLRKNGFKHVTYNQLQPEHTQIIDLHPDEDQIIAAMDQNNRNLYRNYQKKGLLIRTSQNPNDISILTTLLHGVAKRNGIHTHSDSYFQAQAKALFPAGEAKLFYVTYEDKPIAASVVFDDAATRYYVHAGSDDAYRKLSAGTALLAYMIIDAKRNGQTNFDLYGIAPNDDPAHPWAGFTKFKKSFGGTPLAYIGAWDLPLIKPQYLLYRLYQQLTRKR from the coding sequence ATGCAGCACTTTCTTCAATCCCCCGCCTGGGGACGATTCCAGCAATCACTTCGCCGTGAAGTCATAACCGACGGTGGTGAAGGATGGCATTATCTCGCTATTCTAGAGACAGGACGCTTCAACACCCGCCTTTACTGCCCCTATGGTCCGTACGCGGAGTCCGAAAAAGCCTTTGAGAGTGCCCTGGCCTCACTAAAGGCACAGGCAGCCAAACACCATGTGACTTTTTTGCGAATTGAGCCAACAGGCGCAATCACCGCCGATTACCTAAGGAAAAATGGCTTTAAGCACGTCACTTATAACCAGCTTCAGCCCGAACATACACAGATAATAGATCTCCATCCTGATGAGGATCAAATCATCGCCGCAATGGATCAGAATAATCGCAATCTCTATCGTAATTATCAAAAAAAAGGATTATTGATACGTACATCGCAAAATCCAAACGACATTTCTATCCTAACCACACTGCTACACGGCGTGGCCAAGCGTAACGGTATTCACACCCACAGCGACAGTTATTTTCAGGCACAAGCTAAAGCCCTCTTTCCTGCCGGCGAGGCAAAGCTTTTTTACGTAACGTACGAAGACAAGCCAATTGCCGCATCTGTCGTATTCGATGATGCCGCCACGCGTTATTACGTTCACGCAGGTTCTGACGACGCCTACCGTAAACTGAGTGCTGGTACAGCCCTCCTTGCTTACATGATTATCGATGCCAAGCGAAACGGCCAAACGAATTTTGACCTATACGGCATCGCCCCGAACGACGACCCTGCTCACCCTTGGGCTGGCTTTACTAAGTTTAAAAAGTCATTCGGCGGCACTCCCCTAGCCTACATTGGTGCTTGGGATTTGCCCCTCATAAAGCCCCAGTATCTTTTGTACCGGCTGTACCAACAGCTTA
- a CDS encoding peptidoglycan bridge formation glycyltransferase FemA/FemB family protein, whose protein sequence is MMAIRFANSDEINDWNSRILANPDNGNIFQGIEFAEQKKLGGWTPRLIVADDLAITTLEKTALGLGKLWYIPKGPGVNTTRELDEVLPELRAFAEENGVFAVKIEPEIIKKDENLADLLKLGLKKVTPIQPNASTVLLDLSPDLETIMASLNQKSRHAIRRAERDGVTAEPVKANEENCQIMYALLRDTAAGSFRIRSFNYYKTFWQAYEKANLGQLFFAYFEGKVVAGAYAIAFGKKGTYKDGASVRERTAYGASHLLQWRVIEWMKTKGVIIHDLCGTPPADEINNTGHSYYGIGRFKTSFNKEVTDYVGAYDIVIKPRAYDVWIKIGQKIALRLHTYLHHENYF, encoded by the coding sequence ATGATGGCTATACGCTTTGCTAACTCTGACGAAATTAATGACTGGAACAGTCGCATTTTAGCAAACCCAGATAATGGAAATATTTTTCAAGGTATTGAGTTCGCCGAGCAAAAAAAACTTGGCGGATGGACACCTCGACTTATCGTAGCTGATGATCTTGCAATCACAACACTGGAAAAGACAGCCCTGGGTCTAGGTAAACTTTGGTACATTCCAAAAGGACCCGGTGTGAATACGACTCGCGAACTTGATGAAGTCCTGCCCGAACTTCGCGCGTTTGCCGAGGAAAACGGTGTATTTGCCGTAAAAATCGAGCCTGAGATTATTAAAAAAGATGAAAATTTAGCAGACTTACTAAAACTAGGACTTAAAAAAGTAACACCGATTCAGCCCAATGCCTCGACTGTTTTATTAGACCTCTCCCCTGATCTTGAAACAATCATGGCTAGTTTAAATCAGAAAAGCCGCCATGCAATCCGGCGCGCTGAACGTGACGGCGTGACAGCAGAACCTGTTAAGGCAAATGAAGAAAACTGTCAGATCATGTACGCCCTTCTTCGCGACACTGCCGCCGGGTCATTTCGAATTCGTAGTTTTAATTACTACAAAACATTTTGGCAAGCGTATGAAAAAGCAAACCTTGGCCAATTATTTTTTGCCTATTTCGAAGGCAAGGTTGTCGCAGGCGCGTATGCGATTGCTTTTGGCAAAAAAGGCACGTATAAAGATGGTGCGTCCGTTCGTGAACGGACAGCCTATGGAGCTAGCCACCTTTTGCAGTGGCGGGTAATCGAATGGATGAAAACAAAGGGCGTTATTATTCATGATCTTTGCGGAACCCCGCCCGCTGATGAAATTAATAATACCGGTCATTCGTATTATGGCATCGGCCGGTTCAAAACCAGCTTCAATAAAGAAGTTACGGATTACGTGGGAGCATATGACATTGTCATCAAGCCACGCGCCTACGATGTATGGATAAAGATTGGTCAAAAAATCGCCTTGCGGCTTCATACCTATCTTCACCACGAAAATTATTTCTAG
- the groL gene encoding chaperonin GroEL (60 kDa chaperone family; promotes refolding of misfolded polypeptides especially under stressful conditions; forms two stacked rings of heptamers to form a barrel-shaped 14mer; ends can be capped by GroES; misfolded proteins enter the barrel where they are refolded when GroES binds): MAKKVFYDDDARERVLGGAKALYDAVKVTYGPKGRNVVIAKGYGGPTVTHDGVTVAESIDLPEDDDETLGYKVGAELIKQAASKLNKVAGDGTTTVTVLTYSILKEANRLIAAGHNPQELRKGIESAGAEVVKQLDTLAESIEGKSDRVAEVATISAGDETIGKLIAGVIEKVGKDGVVTVEASQGLELEAEVVEGFSFDRGFVSQFFVTDVSRQEAAYEKPAVVITDKKISSVADFLPMLEKLAGAGKKDVVLIADEVDGEALSILVLNKLKGVFNTVAVKAPAFGDRRKEILQDIATLTGATVVSEDQALSFENVGLEVVGTARKVIVGKDETTIIEGGGKVSDVKSRIAQILAQAENASSEYDKEQYEKRAAALSGKVAVIKVGGATETEIDEKKFRVDDAVAATKAALAEGIVAGGGVTLVNLSMGIKADGADSTSAGRQILKNALKQPFLQIMANAGLNSEALLAQVESGKVGFGVNVNTPEKGLIDVKKDGVIDPARVTKEAVQNAVSIASTAATMGALVVEIPEAEPQMPAGGGMPGMGMM; the protein is encoded by the coding sequence ATGGCAAAGAAAGTTTTTTATGATGACGATGCGCGCGAACGCGTACTTGGCGGAGCAAAAGCGCTGTATGACGCGGTGAAGGTAACCTACGGACCAAAAGGCCGTAACGTCGTAATCGCAAAAGGATACGGCGGCCCAACGGTAACGCACGACGGGGTAACCGTGGCTGAGAGCATTGATTTGCCCGAAGATGACGACGAGACTTTGGGATACAAAGTCGGAGCGGAACTTATTAAGCAGGCTGCGAGCAAGCTGAATAAGGTCGCTGGTGACGGCACGACGACCGTTACCGTTTTAACCTACAGTATTTTAAAAGAAGCTAACCGCCTTATTGCTGCTGGCCATAACCCACAGGAACTTCGAAAAGGTATTGAATCCGCTGGCGCAGAAGTGGTGAAGCAACTTGATACGCTAGCTGAAAGTATTGAAGGCAAAAGTGACCGTGTAGCAGAAGTGGCGACAATTAGCGCTGGTGATGAAACAATCGGCAAATTGATCGCAGGCGTGATTGAAAAAGTCGGTAAAGACGGCGTGGTAACAGTAGAGGCTAGCCAAGGACTTGAACTAGAAGCTGAAGTGGTCGAAGGCTTTAGCTTTGACCGCGGGTTTGTCAGCCAGTTCTTCGTGACTGATGTCAGCCGCCAAGAGGCCGCATATGAAAAACCTGCTGTTGTTATTACCGATAAAAAGATCAGTAGCGTTGCTGACTTTTTGCCTATGCTCGAAAAGCTTGCTGGGGCTGGCAAAAAAGACGTTGTGCTTATTGCCGACGAAGTTGACGGTGAAGCGCTTAGCATTTTGGTACTCAACAAACTAAAGGGCGTGTTCAACACCGTAGCCGTCAAAGCGCCTGCATTTGGCGATCGCCGTAAAGAAATCCTTCAGGACATCGCAACGCTTACGGGTGCGACTGTTGTCAGTGAAGACCAAGCGCTATCATTCGAGAATGTTGGCCTGGAAGTTGTCGGTACGGCACGAAAAGTGATCGTCGGTAAAGACGAAACAACAATTATCGAAGGTGGCGGCAAGGTGAGTGACGTAAAATCACGAATTGCTCAAATTCTTGCCCAGGCTGAGAACGCTTCAAGCGAATACGACAAAGAACAATACGAAAAACGCGCTGCAGCCCTAAGCGGTAAAGTTGCCGTCATTAAGGTTGGTGGTGCGACTGAAACTGAAATTGACGAGAAGAAATTCCGTGTTGATGACGCTGTTGCCGCAACCAAGGCTGCGCTTGCCGAAGGTATTGTTGCCGGTGGCGGGGTGACACTCGTTAACCTTTCAATGGGTATTAAAGCTGACGGTGCGGATAGTACAAGCGCTGGACGTCAGATCCTAAAGAACGCGCTAAAACAACCATTCCTTCAGATCATGGCAAACGCTGGCCTAAACAGCGAAGCCCTGCTTGCGCAGGTTGAATCAGGCAAAGTCGGCTTTGGCGTGAATGTTAATACCCCCGAAAAAGGCCTTATCGACGTTAAAAAGGACGGCGTGATTGATCCGGCCCGTGTCACCAAAGAAGCAGTTCAAAACGCGGTCTCGATCGCATCGACAGCTGCAACTATGGGCGCACTGGTCGTGGAAATCCCAGAAGCAGAACCACAAATGCCAGCAGGCGGCGGCATGCCCGGTATGGGGATGATGTAA
- a CDS encoding C39 family peptidase, whose translation MELRSDGIVRPSVFKVAAQAMNKLALMPTSDPLGTEKIDLPVPELSQYQKFSGLLRDGGEGLCSPTTLAMLMKYHGVGPNLAAIRTYDRSERDTDEVDYTARRVYDWEYDGKGNWPFNTAYATQYGLDAVVRRFRSLRDVEQLLAWGIPSIISLSWDNDSDDPSKHLAGVSIPKSDGHLMGVGGHTEAGDIIAFDSATSEEHGHENVRRIYLRRQVETRWQEAGGIAYVIVPH comes from the coding sequence GTGGAGCTGCGTTCTGACGGTATCGTCCGTCCGAGTGTCTTCAAAGTGGCAGCGCAGGCGATGAACAAGCTTGCGCTGATGCCGACGAGTGACCCTCTTGGGACGGAGAAGATCGACCTGCCTGTCCCAGAGCTTTCGCAGTATCAGAAGTTTTCAGGTCTCCTTCGTGATGGTGGCGAAGGTTTGTGCAGTCCAACGACGCTCGCCATGCTGATGAAGTACCACGGAGTCGGGCCTAATCTGGCGGCGATCAGAACATACGACCGAAGCGAACGCGACACCGACGAAGTTGATTACACGGCGCGACGTGTCTACGACTGGGAATATGATGGCAAGGGCAATTGGCCCTTCAATACGGCCTATGCTACCCAGTATGGGCTGGACGCCGTGGTTCGCAGATTCCGGTCACTTCGTGATGTCGAGCAGTTGCTTGCGTGGGGAATCCCTTCGATTATTTCGCTGTCGTGGGACAACGACAGCGATGACCCCTCAAAACATCTTGCGGGTGTTTCGATTCCAAAGAGTGACGGCCACCTGATGGGCGTAGGAGGACATACGGAAGCGGGTGACATCATCGCTTTTGACTCGGCGACCAGTGAGGAGCATGGTCACGAGAACGTCCGCCGAATCTACCTACGACGCCAGGTAGAGACAAGATGGCAAGAGGCTGGCGGTATCGCGTACGTCATCGTGCCTCACTAA
- a CDS encoding co-chaperone GroES: MSTPIKPLADRVVAVRAEVATKTASGLYLPDNAKEKPVIAEIKAVGPDVKSLKVGDKILYKEYSTTELKIDGTEYLIVKEEDVLATV; this comes from the coding sequence ATGAGTACACCGATTAAACCTCTTGCTGATCGTGTGGTAGCCGTTCGAGCTGAAGTTGCAACCAAGACTGCAAGCGGACTGTATTTACCAGATAATGCCAAGGAAAAGCCGGTTATAGCCGAAATCAAGGCTGTTGGTCCTGACGTGAAGTCACTAAAAGTAGGCGACAAGATTCTATATAAGGAATATTCGACAACCGAATTAAAGATCGACGGTACGGAATATCTGATCGTTAAAGAAGAGGACGTTTTAGCGACGGTTTAA
- a CDS encoding UDP-N-acetylmuramoyl-L-alanyl-D-glutamate--2,6-diaminopimelate ligase, which translates to MGTKQKLVDGARKVLPKGILHGVEEVYRKGRVQLVSARYGNPAKNLRVIAVTGTNGKTTTVNYINEILKESGLKTAMFSTATIEVAGKRQINDLNATVALTQQMQEFFRDAKKAEVDYVVLEITSHALHQHKLATVPIEVAVMTNLTQDHLDYHGTMEAYAEAKGKLFASDPKFIVLNRDDEWFEFFDKFQATGQKITYGELEDAEARIDYVKLYKKGSEATLVIDHQTKLHLATALPGKYNVYNMVAAASTAYLLGIKLNDIVEGIANLEGVPGRFERVAEGLPYDVIVDYAHTPDALEKLLEAAKSVTKNRVILVFGATGDRDKTKRPIMGGIAARMADRIILTDEESYNEDPQAIRDQVREGIENANGNGKMTEIADRREAIEKALSIATKNDTILITGMGHEQYRIVNGEKLPWNDGDVVRQILTKS; encoded by the coding sequence ATGGGAACTAAGCAAAAGCTTGTAGACGGTGCGAGAAAAGTATTACCAAAAGGTATCCTTCACGGGGTTGAAGAGGTGTATCGTAAGGGACGTGTTCAACTGGTGAGCGCCAGATATGGTAATCCTGCAAAAAACTTAAGAGTTATTGCAGTTACTGGGACGAATGGTAAAACGACCACCGTCAATTACATTAATGAAATTTTAAAAGAATCTGGTCTGAAAACGGCAATGTTTAGTACCGCAACGATTGAAGTCGCGGGTAAACGCCAGATTAATGATTTGAATGCAACCGTTGCGCTAACGCAGCAAATGCAGGAATTTTTTCGCGACGCGAAAAAGGCCGAGGTTGACTATGTGGTTTTAGAAATCACCAGCCATGCGCTTCACCAACATAAACTTGCGACCGTGCCAATTGAAGTGGCGGTCATGACGAATCTTACGCAGGATCATTTGGATTACCATGGCACAATGGAAGCTTACGCCGAAGCAAAGGGCAAGTTGTTCGCCAGCGATCCTAAGTTTATCGTTCTTAACCGTGATGATGAATGGTTTGAATTCTTTGATAAATTCCAAGCAACTGGCCAAAAGATCACGTATGGTGAACTTGAAGATGCCGAAGCCCGAATAGATTACGTGAAATTATACAAAAAGGGCAGTGAAGCAACACTGGTTATTGATCATCAGACAAAATTACACTTAGCCACAGCCTTGCCTGGTAAATACAATGTTTATAACATGGTTGCGGCTGCATCAACCGCATATCTACTAGGCATTAAATTAAATGATATTGTTGAAGGCATCGCTAACTTAGAAGGTGTTCCAGGGCGTTTTGAGCGAGTAGCCGAAGGCCTGCCGTATGACGTGATTGTGGATTACGCCCATACGCCGGACGCGCTTGAAAAATTACTTGAAGCTGCCAAATCCGTTACGAAAAACCGCGTTATTTTAGTATTTGGCGCGACGGGTGATCGTGATAAAACAAAACGTCCGATTATGGGCGGGATTGCTGCACGTATGGCCGACCGGATTATTCTTACCGACGAAGAAAGCTACAACGAAGACCCACAAGCGATTCGCGACCAGGTTCGCGAGGGAATCGAGAACGCGAATGGCAACGGGAAGATGACAGAAATCGCTGATCGCCGCGAGGCAATCGAAAAGGCTCTTTCGATTGCGACCAAGAACGACACCATCTTGATTACCGGCATGGGACACGAACAATACCGTATCGTGAACGGTGAAAAGTTACCTTGGAACGACGGCGATGTTGTCCGTCAGATTTTGACCAAGAGCTAG
- the tsaD gene encoding tRNA (adenosine(37)-N6)-threonylcarbamoyltransferase complex transferase subunit TsaD, translating to MKILGIESSCDETAAAVVEDGRKLLSNVVHSQIDIHTIYGGVVPEIAARSHIEVVNPVINRALSDANLTWDDIDAIAVTYAPGLIGSLLVGTLAARTLAILKNKPLYPIHHVEAHVYANFLNEKAPEFPMLALIVSGGHSQLVLFRDHGNYELLGQTQDDAVGEAFDKVAKILGLPYPGGPSIAKAATTGDAKKYPLPKAKMQNPYDFSFSGLKTAVLRAVQREVGVDFTFPSHELPGRLNDTQRVDFAASFQRVAVETLVDKAEKAFNDYAPKSVVIAGGVAANQELRRQLSERLPLHIDYAPINLCTDNAAMIATLGYYYASKMEPTNPLDLEVVPSLSMTKTAWA from the coding sequence ATGAAGATACTTGGAATCGAGAGTAGTTGTGACGAGACGGCAGCCGCCGTTGTTGAAGACGGCCGCAAACTACTAAGTAACGTGGTGCATTCTCAGATCGATATCCACACGATATACGGCGGCGTTGTCCCCGAAATCGCCGCCCGCAGCCATATTGAAGTTGTTAACCCAGTCATTAACCGTGCTCTTAGCGACGCCAATCTAACCTGGGATGATATCGATGCTATCGCCGTTACCTACGCCCCCGGCTTAATCGGGTCATTACTTGTCGGAACTTTAGCTGCTCGTACCTTGGCCATTCTTAAAAACAAACCCCTCTATCCCATTCACCATGTCGAAGCCCATGTTTACGCTAATTTCCTAAACGAAAAAGCGCCCGAGTTCCCCATGCTCGCCCTCATTGTCAGCGGTGGACATTCCCAGTTGGTACTCTTCCGTGATCACGGCAATTATGAGTTGCTGGGACAAACCCAAGATGATGCTGTCGGTGAAGCCTTCGACAAAGTCGCGAAGATCCTTGGTCTCCCCTACCCTGGCGGCCCTTCAATTGCCAAAGCCGCTACGACTGGTGATGCAAAAAAATACCCTTTGCCAAAAGCAAAAATGCAAAACCCATATGATTTTAGTTTTTCCGGGCTTAAGACAGCCGTTCTACGGGCCGTGCAGCGCGAAGTGGGCGTTGACTTTACTTTTCCCTCGCACGAGCTTCCTGGGCGCTTAAATGATACGCAACGAGTGGATTTTGCAGCCAGCTTCCAACGAGTTGCTGTTGAAACATTGGTTGATAAAGCCGAAAAAGCTTTTAACGACTACGCGCCGAAGTCTGTCGTCATCGCCGGAGGAGTGGCCGCTAACCAAGAGCTTCGACGCCAGTTGTCCGAACGCCTTCCCCTTCACATTGATTACGCGCCGATCAACCTTTGTACGGATAACGCCGCTATGATCGCGACGCTTGGCTATTACTACGCTTCAAAAATGGAGCCTACTAATCCTCTGGACCTAGAGGTCGTTCCTAGTCTTTCTATGACCAAAACCGCTTGGGCATAG